Proteins encoded in a region of the Roseateles sp. SL47 genome:
- a CDS encoding AI-2E family transporter, protein MSLPGKQVPALQNRSFLVLLTLVTLGFGWILWPMVGAILWGVALAIVFRPLYLWLLRKLKRPNVAGVVTILLIVLLVVVPMVYVTAALVREATVLYEMFKSGKFDFHTYVQQIYGAMPRWMMEVLERLGLQNLTSLQDRLGSALNQISQFVATKALGFGQDTFDFVVSFFVMLYLLFFLMRDGDQLSKRIRDALPLQDAYKRQLGDKFRTVIRATVKGNIAVAALQGALGGLAFWVLDIHAPVLWAVLMAFLSLLPAVGAALVWAPVAIYLLATGSVGPGVGLIVYGTAVIGLVDNLLRPLLVGKDTKMPDYVVLLTTIGGMAVFGINGFVVGPLIAAMFIAVWDIVAAERRYPDA, encoded by the coding sequence ATGAGCCTTCCAGGCAAACAGGTTCCAGCACTGCAGAACCGTTCCTTCCTCGTCCTGCTGACGCTGGTGACCTTGGGATTTGGCTGGATCCTCTGGCCGATGGTGGGCGCGATTCTCTGGGGCGTGGCCCTGGCCATCGTGTTCCGCCCGCTGTATCTGTGGCTGCTGCGCAAGCTCAAGCGGCCCAATGTGGCCGGGGTGGTCACCATCCTGCTGATCGTGCTGCTGGTGGTGGTGCCGATGGTCTATGTGACGGCCGCCCTGGTGCGTGAGGCAACGGTGCTGTATGAGATGTTCAAGTCGGGCAAGTTCGACTTCCACACCTACGTGCAGCAGATCTACGGGGCCATGCCGCGCTGGATGATGGAGGTGCTGGAACGGCTGGGGCTGCAGAACCTGACCAGCCTGCAGGACCGGCTGGGCTCCGCGCTCAACCAGATCAGCCAGTTCGTTGCCACCAAGGCGCTGGGCTTTGGGCAGGACACCTTCGACTTTGTGGTCAGCTTCTTCGTGATGCTGTATTTGTTGTTCTTCCTGATGCGGGACGGCGACCAGCTGTCCAAGCGCATCCGCGATGCGCTGCCGCTGCAGGACGCCTACAAGCGACAACTCGGCGACAAGTTCCGCACGGTGATCCGCGCCACGGTGAAGGGCAACATTGCGGTGGCGGCGCTGCAAGGCGCGCTGGGCGGGTTGGCCTTCTGGGTGCTGGACATTCACGCCCCGGTGCTGTGGGCGGTGCTGATGGCCTTCCTGTCGCTGTTGCCAGCGGTGGGGGCCGCACTGGTGTGGGCGCCGGTGGCGATCTATCTGCTGGCCACCGGGTCCGTCGGGCCGGGCGTCGGCTTGATCGTCTACGGCACGGCGGTGATTGGCCTGGTGGACAACCTGCTGCGTCCGCTGCTGGTGGGTAAGGACACCAAGATGCCGGACTATGTGGTGCTGCTCACCACGATCGGTGGCATGGCGGTGTT
- the mpl gene encoding UDP-N-acetylmuramate:L-alanyl-gamma-D-glutamyl-meso-diaminopimelate ligase — translation MHIHILGICGTFMGGLAALAREAGHRVTGCDANVYPPMSTQLEALGIELIEGFGAEQLDLKPDLFVVGNVVTRSSEGRFPLMEAILDAGLPYTSGPQWLAEHVLQGKHVLAVAGTHGKTTTTSMLAWILESAAMAPGFLIGGVPQNFGVSARLGGGRYFVIEADEYDTAFFDKRSKFVHYRPRTAVLNNLEHDHADIFPDLAAIETQFHHLVRTVPPSGRLVVNAREDALQRVLSRGCWSEVQRFGARKEEPGALRARGEPTSFDVLRGSLKVGHVSWELLGEHNQLNALAAIAAAEHVGVDPEAAATSLGSFKSVRRRLELRGEARGIKVYDDFAHHPTAIHTTIDGLRRRIAPAERILAIFEPRSNTMKLGTMKAQLPWALEEADISFCNQDGLTWDAREALAPLGEQGVVGANVDDLVRLVKAAARPGDHLLCMSNGGFGGIHDKLLAALK, via the coding sequence ATGCATATCCACATTCTGGGCATTTGCGGCACTTTCATGGGCGGGCTGGCGGCCCTGGCGCGCGAGGCCGGGCACCGGGTGACCGGCTGCGACGCCAATGTGTATCCGCCGATGTCCACGCAGCTGGAGGCCTTGGGCATTGAGCTGATCGAAGGGTTCGGGGCCGAGCAACTGGACCTCAAGCCCGACCTGTTTGTGGTGGGCAATGTGGTGACGCGGTCATCCGAAGGGCGTTTTCCACTGATGGAGGCCATCCTGGATGCCGGGCTGCCCTACACCAGCGGCCCCCAATGGCTGGCCGAGCATGTCCTGCAGGGCAAACATGTGCTGGCCGTGGCCGGCACACACGGCAAGACCACCACCACCTCGATGCTGGCCTGGATCCTGGAATCGGCGGCGATGGCGCCGGGGTTCCTCATCGGGGGCGTCCCCCAGAACTTCGGAGTGTCGGCCCGTCTGGGCGGCGGCCGGTACTTCGTGATCGAGGCGGACGAATACGACACCGCCTTCTTCGACAAGCGCAGCAAGTTCGTTCACTACCGGCCCCGGACCGCCGTGCTCAACAACCTGGAGCACGACCATGCGGACATCTTCCCGGATCTGGCCGCCATCGAAACCCAGTTCCACCACCTGGTGCGCACCGTGCCGCCGTCGGGCCGGCTGGTGGTGAATGCCCGCGAGGATGCCCTGCAGCGGGTGCTCAGTCGCGGCTGCTGGAGCGAGGTGCAGCGTTTCGGCGCGCGCAAGGAAGAACCTGGCGCGCTGCGGGCGCGGGGTGAGCCCACCTCCTTCGATGTGCTGCGCGGCAGCCTGAAGGTGGGGCATGTGAGTTGGGAGCTGCTGGGGGAGCACAACCAGCTGAATGCGCTGGCTGCCATCGCGGCGGCCGAGCATGTGGGGGTGGACCCGGAGGCGGCGGCCACGTCGCTGGGCAGCTTCAAGAGTGTGCGGCGACGGCTGGAACTGCGGGGGGAAGCGCGGGGCATCAAGGTCTATGACGACTTTGCCCACCATCCCACCGCCATCCACACCACCATTGATGGCCTGCGGCGTCGGATCGCGCCTGCGGAGCGCATCCTGGCCATCTTCGAGCCGCGCTCCAACACCATGAAGCTGGGCACGATGAAGGCCCAATTGCCCTGGGCGCTGGAAGAGGCGGATATCAGCTTCTGCAACCAGGACGGCCTGACCTGGGACGCCCGCGAAGCCCTGGCGCCGTTGGGCGAGCAGGGCGTGGTGGGGGCGAATGTGGACGACCTGGTCCGCCTGGTGAAGGCGGCCGCTCGGCCGGGCGACCACTTGCTGTGCATGAGCAACGGCGGGTTCGGTGGCATTCACGACAAACTGCTCGCGGCGCTGAAGTAA
- a CDS encoding response regulator — protein sequence MESKATKVLVIDDSNTIRRSAEIFLKQGGHQVVLAEDGFDALAKLSDYQPDLVFCDILMPRLDGYQTCAIIKRNPQFASVPVIMLSSKDGLFDKARGRMVGSQDYLTKPFTKDQLLQAVQQHRREP from the coding sequence TTGGAATCCAAGGCCACCAAGGTGCTGGTCATCGACGACAGCAACACCATTCGCCGCAGCGCAGAAATCTTTCTGAAGCAGGGCGGCCATCAGGTGGTGCTGGCGGAAGATGGCTTCGACGCCCTCGCCAAGCTGAGCGACTACCAGCCTGATCTCGTGTTTTGCGACATCCTCATGCCTCGATTGGACGGTTACCAGACCTGCGCCATCATCAAGCGCAATCCGCAGTTCGCTTCGGTCCCTGTGATCATGCTGTCTTCCAAGGACGGCCTGTTCGACAAGGCTCGCGGACGGATGGTGGGTTCGCAGGACTACCTGACCAAACCTTTCACCAAAGATCAGTTGCTACAGGCGGTACAGCAACATCGGCGCGAGCCCTGA
- a CDS encoding methyl-accepting chemotaxis protein codes for MSFLDKIKNKGKNEGKADVDIDDTGPSTESTAVADESQDFQPSIITTAQPTAEFQETGAGFQPTAAAAESASSMPKKLPPQAPRRTGLLTALVAAGLVGTVLTVTMSLVGSNRAADQVAAAGQAMTESQRLAKAVSTALLGNKNAFPEMKESAQVLTSVVAGLRDGSDFLSEAPGSVKPLLEKIAPMIDRADKNTKVMLAQEKVLTQVGAALRAINRQSSDLLESAEAVASLSIQGNGTTGEVAAVGQLVMLTQRIGKSANEFLTQDGVSPEAVFLLGKDLNAFREIAQALLDGNPELRLNGAKDPQVRERLKVLLSQYDQTRTQATAILSNLQGLVASREAQTAILNDSEVLRKDLGDLSNGLTSAGGLNPLLLIGMVLSLVGLVAGAVGFLNLYVKDQARRAQLADEQRREAEAQEQEAKRVNDANQAAILRLMNELQTVAEGDLTHQATVTEDITGAIADSVNYTVEELRSLVHQVQTTAVRVTDTTAQVDQTSTELLAASTEQLHEIRATGEAVLQMAHRINEVSTQAQTTAEVARQSRMAAEQGLQAMQNNIGGMNQIRDQIQETSKRIKRLGESSQEIGEITELISDITEQTNVLALNAAIQAASAGEAGRGFSVVAEEVQRLAERSADATRRIAALVKTIQTDTHDAVAAMERSTLGVVEGTKLSDAAGRALEDIDSVSRRLDELIGEITNVAQNEARAANEVGANIQHIFAVTEQTSEGTRSTAQMVHELSRSAEALKQSVARFKVTN; via the coding sequence ATGAGCTTCCTGGACAAAATCAAGAACAAGGGCAAAAACGAGGGTAAGGCGGACGTCGACATCGACGACACCGGTCCCTCGACCGAATCCACAGCAGTGGCGGATGAATCGCAGGACTTCCAGCCCTCGATCATCACAACCGCCCAGCCCACCGCTGAATTCCAGGAAACCGGCGCCGGCTTCCAGCCGACGGCCGCCGCTGCGGAATCCGCGTCGTCCATGCCCAAGAAGCTGCCGCCCCAGGCGCCTCGCCGCACCGGCCTGCTGACGGCCCTGGTGGCGGCCGGCCTGGTGGGCACCGTGCTGACGGTGACCATGAGCCTGGTGGGTTCAAACCGCGCCGCCGACCAGGTGGCGGCTGCCGGTCAGGCCATGACGGAATCGCAGCGTCTGGCAAAGGCGGTCTCGACCGCTCTGCTGGGCAACAAGAACGCCTTCCCTGAAATGAAGGAAAGCGCGCAGGTGCTGACCAGCGTGGTCGCCGGCCTGCGGGATGGGTCGGACTTCCTCTCGGAAGCCCCGGGCTCGGTCAAGCCGCTGCTCGAAAAGATCGCGCCGATGATCGACCGGGCCGACAAGAACACCAAGGTGATGCTGGCCCAGGAAAAGGTGTTGACGCAGGTGGGTGCCGCTCTGCGCGCCATCAACCGCCAGTCGTCCGACCTGCTGGAAAGCGCGGAAGCCGTGGCGTCGCTGTCCATCCAGGGCAACGGCACCACCGGTGAAGTGGCGGCCGTGGGTCAGCTGGTGATGCTGACGCAGCGGATCGGCAAGTCCGCCAACGAATTCCTGACCCAGGACGGCGTGAGTCCCGAGGCCGTGTTCCTGCTGGGCAAGGACTTGAACGCCTTCCGTGAAATCGCTCAGGCCCTGCTGGACGGCAACCCCGAGCTGCGTCTGAACGGCGCCAAGGACCCACAGGTGCGTGAGCGCCTGAAGGTGCTGCTGAGCCAGTACGACCAGACCCGTACCCAGGCCACCGCGATTCTGTCCAACCTGCAGGGCCTGGTGGCCTCGCGGGAAGCGCAGACCGCCATCCTCAACGACAGCGAAGTGCTGCGCAAGGACCTGGGCGATCTGTCCAACGGCCTGACCTCGGCCGGCGGCCTGAACCCGCTGCTGCTGATCGGCATGGTGCTGTCGCTGGTGGGGCTGGTCGCAGGTGCGGTGGGCTTCCTGAACCTGTACGTGAAGGATCAGGCGCGTCGTGCCCAGCTCGCAGATGAACAGCGTCGCGAGGCGGAAGCGCAGGAGCAGGAAGCCAAGCGCGTCAACGACGCCAACCAGGCCGCCATTCTGCGTCTGATGAACGAACTGCAGACCGTTGCTGAAGGTGACTTGACCCACCAGGCCACGGTGACGGAAGACATCACCGGCGCCATCGCCGACTCGGTGAACTACACGGTGGAAGAGTTGCGCAGCCTGGTGCATCAGGTGCAGACCACGGCCGTGCGGGTGACCGACACCACCGCCCAGGTGGACCAGACCTCCACCGAACTGCTGGCCGCCTCGACCGAACAGCTGCACGAGATTCGCGCTACCGGTGAAGCGGTGCTGCAGATGGCGCATCGAATCAACGAAGTGTCCACACAGGCGCAGACCACGGCCGAAGTGGCCCGCCAGTCGCGTATGGCTGCTGAACAGGGTCTGCAGGCAATGCAGAACAACATCGGCGGTATGAACCAGATTCGTGACCAGATCCAGGAAACCTCCAAGCGGATCAAGCGTCTGGGCGAGTCGTCGCAGGAAATTGGCGAGATCACCGAGCTGATTTCGGACATTACCGAACAGACCAACGTGCTGGCCTTGAACGCTGCCATTCAGGCAGCGTCCGCCGGTGAAGCCGGCCGCGGCTTCTCGGTGGTGGCGGAAGAAGTGCAGCGACTGGCGGAACGCTCCGCCGACGCAACGCGCCGGATTGCCGCGCTGGTGAAGACCATTCAGACCGACACGCACGATGCGGTGGCCGCTATGGAACGGTCCACGCTGGGGGTGGTGGAAGGTACCAAGCTGTCTGACGCGGCCGGTCGCGCCCTGGAAGACATTGACTCGGTGTCTCGTCGCCTGGACGAACTGATTGGCGAAATTACCAACGTGGCCCAGAACGAAGCCCGTGCCGCCAACGAAGTCGGTGCAAACATCCAGCACATCTTTGCCGTGACCGAGCAAACCTCCGAAGGTACGCGTTCCACCGCCCAGATGGTGCATGAGCTGTCCCGGTCGGCGGAAGCGCTGAAGCAGTCGGTGGCGCGATTCAAGGTGACCAACTAA
- a CDS encoding rubredoxin: MSDPRTWMCLICGWIYDEAAGDPEHGIAPNTRWEDVNMNWTCPECGARKEDFEMVQI; the protein is encoded by the coding sequence GTGAGCGACCCAAGGACCTGGATGTGCCTAATTTGTGGCTGGATTTATGACGAGGCCGCCGGAGACCCCGAGCACGGTATCGCGCCCAACACACGTTGGGAAGATGTGAACATGAACTGGACCTGCCCGGAGTGCGGAGCCCGCAAGGAAGACTTCGAGATGGTGCAGATCTGA
- the thiD gene encoding bifunctional hydroxymethylpyrimidine kinase/phosphomethylpyrimidine kinase: MSRQDPTSPAPDPTGTQPGEEQESPPPACVMSFNASDPSGAGGSAGDVATIAAMGAHALPVVTAIVMRDTAEVFDHQTLDGDCIVEQARSILEDVPVAAWKVGFLGSAEGISSVAEVLSDYPDVPLVAYLPSIAWLDEEQQQSYLDAFRELVLPQTLVLVGNHKTLSDCLLPEWDADRPASPRELAVAAHQHGAAHVLVTGISLPNQYLDNVLAGPQGAITGEKFERFEASFVGAGDTLSAALAALLSVGSEPHDAVGEALAFLDQSLEAGFRPGMGNVVPDRFFWALPPGEEGAPEDGSEPSAEEPRIEEPTTRGPRRIH, from the coding sequence ATGAGCCGTCAAGACCCCACCTCCCCTGCCCCCGACCCCACCGGCACCCAGCCGGGCGAGGAGCAGGAATCGCCACCACCCGCCTGTGTGATGAGCTTCAACGCCAGTGACCCCAGCGGTGCGGGCGGCAGCGCAGGCGACGTGGCCACCATCGCGGCCATGGGCGCCCACGCCCTGCCGGTGGTGACTGCCATCGTGATGCGAGACACCGCCGAGGTGTTTGACCACCAGACCCTGGACGGCGACTGCATCGTGGAACAGGCCCGGTCGATTCTGGAAGATGTGCCGGTGGCGGCCTGGAAGGTCGGGTTCCTGGGCAGCGCGGAAGGCATCTCATCGGTGGCGGAGGTGCTGTCCGATTATCCGGACGTGCCGCTGGTGGCCTATCTGCCCAGCATCGCCTGGCTGGATGAAGAACAGCAGCAGAGCTATCTGGATGCCTTCCGGGAGCTGGTGCTGCCGCAGACCCTGGTGCTGGTGGGCAACCACAAGACACTGAGCGACTGCCTGCTCCCCGAATGGGATGCCGACCGGCCCGCCTCGCCGCGCGAACTGGCGGTGGCCGCGCACCAGCATGGCGCCGCCCATGTGCTGGTCACCGGCATCAGCCTGCCCAACCAGTATCTGGACAATGTGCTGGCCGGTCCGCAGGGCGCCATCACCGGCGAAAAATTTGAACGGTTCGAGGCCAGCTTCGTCGGCGCCGGTGACACGCTGTCGGCAGCCCTGGCGGCGCTGCTGTCGGTGGGGTCCGAGCCGCATGATGCGGTGGGTGAGGCGCTCGCCTTCCTCGACCAGTCGCTCGAGGCGGGCTTCCGGCCCGGCATGGGCAATGTGGTGCCGGACCGCTTCTTCTGGGCCCTCCCCCCCGGGGAAGAAGGCGCCCCGGAGGACGGCAGCGAGCCTTCGGCGGAAGAACCCCGTATCGAAGAGCCGACCACCCGCGGCCCGCGTCGCATCCACTGA
- a CDS encoding chemotaxis protein CheW, which translates to MANKQALRDLQQRLAQRMQAAREAPQAANWLAVECAGLGLLLPLKQSGEIFTPVPLQQVPYTQPWMLGVANLRGGLHTVVDLSAFLGLRGATSLTPAHRLVSINPELGINCALLVDQLLGLRGDEQLQAEPDTAGHPDFAPTRMRDGQGRRWQVLDLDALILHPQFLRIVLN; encoded by the coding sequence ATGGCCAACAAGCAAGCCCTGCGCGACCTCCAGCAACGCCTGGCGCAACGGATGCAGGCGGCGCGTGAAGCGCCGCAAGCCGCCAACTGGCTGGCCGTGGAGTGCGCCGGCCTGGGCTTGCTGCTGCCGCTGAAACAGTCCGGCGAAATCTTTACCCCTGTGCCGCTGCAGCAGGTGCCCTATACCCAGCCGTGGATGCTGGGTGTGGCCAACCTGCGCGGCGGCTTGCATACGGTGGTGGACCTGTCGGCCTTCCTGGGCCTGCGGGGCGCCACTTCCCTGACGCCCGCCCATCGGTTGGTGTCGATCAACCCGGAGCTGGGTATCAACTGCGCGCTGCTGGTGGACCAGCTCCTCGGCCTGCGCGGCGACGAACAGCTTCAGGCCGAGCCGGATACGGCCGGCCATCCCGACTTCGCCCCAACGCGCATGCGCGATGGGCAGGGTCGACGCTGGCAGGTGCTGGATTTGGATGCATTGATTCTGCATCCCCAATTCCTGCGCATTGTTTTGAACTGA
- the hemL gene encoding glutamate-1-semialdehyde 2,1-aminomutase: MSQNDSLFERAQRVIPGGVNSPVRAFRAVGGTPRFIARGEGAYIVDADGKRYIDYIGSWGPMILGHGHPAVIEAVQRAVTEGLSFGAPTEREIELAEEILQLVPSCEQVRLVSSGTEATMSAIRLARGATGRNKFIKFEGCYHGHTDALLVKAGSGLATFGHPTSAGVPEATAQHTLVLEYNNVQELEDAFALHGKDLACVIVEPIAGNMNFVRASLPFMTRLRELCSEYGALLVLDEVMTGFRVDLRSAQGHYADLIPGFKPDISVFGKVIGGGMPLAAFGASRDIMKHLAPLGGVYQAGTLSGNPVATACGLATLREIRKPGFFEALSARTQRLVQGLASVARDNGVPFSADSQGGMFGFFLLPSLPVNYTEVMRTDKERFNRFFHAMLDAGVYLAPALYEAGFVSAAHTDADIDATLAAAREALR, encoded by the coding sequence ATGAGCCAGAACGATTCCCTCTTTGAACGTGCCCAGCGAGTCATCCCCGGCGGCGTCAACTCGCCGGTGCGGGCCTTCCGGGCCGTCGGCGGTACACCGCGCTTCATCGCGCGCGGCGAAGGCGCCTACATCGTGGATGCCGACGGCAAGCGCTACATCGATTACATCGGTTCCTGGGGCCCGATGATCCTGGGCCATGGCCATCCTGCGGTGATCGAGGCCGTGCAGCGCGCGGTGACCGAGGGCCTGTCCTTCGGCGCCCCGACCGAGCGCGAAATCGAGCTGGCCGAAGAAATCCTTCAGCTGGTGCCCAGTTGCGAGCAGGTGCGGCTGGTGAGTTCCGGCACCGAGGCCACGATGAGCGCCATCCGCCTGGCACGAGGCGCTACCGGCCGGAATAAGTTCATTAAATTTGAAGGGTGCTACCACGGGCATACCGATGCCCTGCTGGTCAAGGCCGGCTCGGGCCTGGCGACCTTCGGCCACCCCACCAGTGCCGGGGTCCCGGAAGCCACAGCCCAGCACACCCTGGTTCTGGAATACAACAACGTGCAGGAGCTGGAGGACGCATTCGCCCTCCACGGCAAGGACCTGGCCTGCGTCATCGTCGAGCCGATTGCCGGCAACATGAATTTCGTGCGCGCCAGCCTCCCCTTCATGACCCGGCTGCGTGAGCTCTGCAGCGAATACGGGGCCCTGCTGGTGCTGGACGAGGTGATGACCGGCTTCCGGGTGGACCTGCGCAGCGCCCAGGGTCACTATGCCGACCTGATTCCCGGCTTCAAGCCCGACATCAGCGTCTTCGGCAAGGTGATCGGCGGCGGCATGCCACTGGCCGCCTTTGGCGCCAGCCGCGACATCATGAAGCACCTGGCACCGCTGGGTGGTGTCTATCAGGCCGGCACGCTGTCGGGCAACCCGGTGGCCACCGCCTGTGGCCTGGCCACGCTGCGGGAAATCCGCAAGCCGGGGTTCTTCGAGGCCCTGTCGGCCCGTACGCAGCGGCTGGTGCAGGGGCTCGCCTCGGTGGCCCGCGACAACGGCGTGCCCTTCAGCGCCGACAGCCAGGGCGGCATGTTCGGCTTCTTCCTGTTGCCCAGCCTGCCGGTGAACTACACCGAAGTCATGCGCACCGACAAGGAGCGCTTCAACCGCTTCTTCCACGCCATGCTGGACGCTGGTGTCTATCTGGCGCCGGCGCTGTATGAGGCGGGATTTGTCTCAGCCGCTCACACGGACGCCGATATCGACGCCACGCTGGCCGCCGCACGCGAGGCGCTGCGCTAG
- a CDS encoding response regulator, which produces MSIQKILVVDDSKTELHHLSDLLTKRGYTVRTAENGEEAMKRLEEEKPDLILMDVVMPGQNGFQLTRAITRDERYADVPVVICTSKNQETDKVWGMRQGARDYVVKPVKADELIAKIKALG; this is translated from the coding sequence ATGTCCATCCAAAAAATCCTGGTCGTCGATGATTCGAAGACCGAGTTGCACCACCTGAGCGATCTGCTGACCAAGCGCGGTTACACCGTGCGCACCGCTGAAAACGGTGAAGAAGCCATGAAGCGCCTGGAAGAAGAAAAGCCGGACCTGATCCTCATGGATGTGGTGATGCCCGGCCAGAATGGCTTCCAGCTGACCCGGGCCATCACCCGCGACGAGCGTTATGCCGACGTGCCGGTGGTGATCTGCACCAGCAAGAACCAGGAAACCGACAAGGTCTGGGGCATGCGCCAGGGCGCCCGTGATTACGTGGTCAAGCCGGTCAAGGCCGACGAGCTGATCGCCAAGATCAAGGCACTGGGCTGA